The Rhipicephalus sanguineus isolate Rsan-2018 chromosome 7, BIME_Rsan_1.4, whole genome shotgun sequence genome includes a window with the following:
- the LOC119400318 gene encoding heterogeneous nuclear ribonucleoprotein A1 — protein sequence MARLLVLCTFAAVVACAMASVQQAVQRPSGRPGGVGGGVGAGRPSGWGSSGGWGQYPGGWGGWGGWGQYPGSWGWGGNGWGWGGNGWGWGGNGWGNGWGNGWGSGWGQQQQQQQQWV from the exons ATGGCCCGCCTCCTGGTGTTGTGCACATTCGCCGCAGTGGTGGCCTGCGCCATGGCCTCCGTCCAGCAGGCCGTACAGAGGCCATCAGGAAGACCAGGAGGAGTAGGAGGCG GTGTTGGAGCAGGAAGGCCTTCAGGCTGGGGAAGCTCCGGAGGCTGGGGACAATACCCAGGCGGCTGGGGAGGCTGGGGAGGCTGGGGACAATACCCAGGCAGCTGGGGCTGGGGAGGCAATGGTTGGGGCTGGGGTGGCAACGGTTGGGGCTGGGGAGGCAACGGCTGGGGCAACGGCTGGGGCAATGGCTGGGGCAGTGGCTGGGgccagcaacaacagcagcagcagcagtgggtGTAA